In Euphorbia lathyris chromosome 9, ddEupLath1.1, whole genome shotgun sequence, the following are encoded in one genomic region:
- the LOC136206490 gene encoding histone-lysine N-methyltransferase SUVR4: MQLQENKDVVNVSDISKGVENVKISLVDEKGKGKLPKFTYMSQNVVYQNAYMQISLARISDEDCCSSCSGDCLSSEIPCACARETGGEFAYTKHGLLKEEFLDDCMRVMQNPKDHHFVFCKDCPLERSKDAYVLDVCKGHLIRKFIKECWIKCGCDMNCGNRVVQRGLRCNLQVFMTGEGKGWGIRTVEKLAKGTFICEYVGEILTNTELYDRNLQINGSGSGGHTYPVTLDADWGSERLLKDEEALCLDATFCGNVARFINHRCNDANLIDIPVEVETPDRHYYHLAFFTNREVGAMEELTWDYGIDFEDDGHPIKAFACYCGSAVCRDRQAKRHTRRRSR; encoded by the exons ATGCAGCTGCAGGAAAATAAAGATGTTGTTAATGTAAGTGACATTAGCAAAGGTGTTGAAAATGTCAAGATATCGTTGGTTGATGAAAAGGGGAAAGGAAAACTCCCCAAGTTTACATACATGTCGCAGAATGTGGTTTATCAAAACGCATACATGCAGATTTCACTGGCTAGAATTTCAGATGAAGATTGCTGTTCAAGTTGTTCTGGAGATTGTCTTTCATCTGAGATTCCCTGTGCTTGTGCTCGCGAAACGGGGGGTGAATTTGCATACACCAAACATGGTCTTCTGAAGGAGGAGTTCTTAGATGATTGTATGCGTGTCATGCAAAATCCTAAAGATCATCACTTTGTGTTTTGTAAAGATTGTCCTTTAGAAAGATCAAAGGATGCTTATGTTCTGGATGTGTGCAAGGGTCATTTGATCAGAAAGTTCATTAAAGAATGCTGGATCAAATGCGGTTGTGATATGAACTGTGGAAACAGAGTAGTACAGCGCGGACTTAGATGCAATTTGCAG GTATTTATGACTGGCGAAGGTAAAGGATGGGGTATTAGAACAGTTGAGAAGTTAGCCAAAGGAACCTTCATATGTGAATACGTTGGAGAAATATTGACTAACACTGAGTTGTATGATCGTAATCTGCAAATTAATGGCAGTGGGAGTGGGGGACATACATATCCGGTTACACTTGATGCTGATTGGGGTTCTGAAAGACTTCTCAAAGATGAAGAAGCCCTTTGTCTCGATGCTACTTTTTGTGGAAATGTTGCTCGCTTTATTAATCATAG ATGCAATGATGCTAATTTGATTGATATTCCAGTTGAAGTTGAGACCCCAGATCGGCATTACTACCAT CTTGCCTTTTTCACTAACAGAGAAGTGGGAGCAATGGAAGAACTTACATGG GATTATGGAATCGACTTTGAAGATGATGGCCATCCGATTAAAGCATTTGCTTGTTATTGTGGAAGTGCTGTTTGCCGAGATAGACAAGCAAAAAG GCATACGCGGCGAAGAAGTCGATAA